A region of the bacterium genome:
GCAATACACTGCGATCACGATTCCTCCCGACTCGATGCAATATCGTTTCAGCTCTGAAGCAGTCGATTTGGCGGTGCATATACCATAATCAAACGATGGTTCAACGCAGTACGAGCGACGAAAAAAAGTGGGCGGACTGCAGTGTCCGCCCGTTTTCCTTTGTACATATTGAATCGATTTACATCGATCCTACCTTGTACCTTACGATTGTAAGGTAACTCGCTCTTCCAACCACTCCGGAATCTTGTCGAGGGCGACGCGCACTTGTTGCAAGCTGTCCCGGTCGCGAATGGTTGCCGCCTGATCGTCTTTGGAGTCGTAATCGACAGTGATGCAATACGGCGTTCCGATTTCATCCATCCGGCGATACCGCTTTCCAATCGATCCGCTTTGATCGTAGAACACTTTCCATTTCCGTTGCAGTTTCCGGTAGAGCGCATCTGCCATTTCCGGCAAACCGTCTTTCTTCATTAACGGAAAGATGCCCGCCTTTACCGGCGCCAAGTGCGGCTTGAACCGCATGACAACCCGTAAATCGCCTTCCTGCTCATCCTCGTCATAGCTGTCGGTTAACACGGCAAGCAGGGAGCGGGTGAGTCCTGCACTGGTTTCAATGATGTAAGGGATGTAACGCTCTTTCGTACCCTCATCGAAAATCGTTTGTGCTTTCCCGCTGAATTCGCTGTGGCGGCTTAAATCGAAATCGGTGCGATTATGCACCCCTTCCAATTCACTCCAACCGAACGGAAATTCGTATTCGATATCGAATGCAGCTTTTGCATAATGCGCCAATTCACCTTCTTCGTGCTGATGGAACCGCAACCGCTCAGGGGTTAGTTGTAACACATGCTGACAATACTTCATCCGCTCGGCTTTCCAGAACTCAAACCAAGTCATATCCTCGCCCGGTTTCACGAAGTACTGCATCTCCATTTGCTCGAATTCACGGGTCCGGAATATGAAGTTACCGGGTGTGATTTCGTTGCGGAACGCTTTTCCGATTTGTGCGATCCCGAATG
Encoded here:
- a CDS encoding glycine--tRNA ligase, yielding MPVTDRTQIMDKVVALCKRRGFIFQSSEIYGGLNSCWDYGPLGIELKNTLSRFWWDEMTLFHDSIVGLDAAILMHPRVWEASGHVAGFSDPLVDCKTCKSRFRFDQLPTDETTAAVRKWKLPNGDKGETAQRADRKYCPTCGSSDLSDIRQFNLMFKTFMGPVEESASVIYLRPETAQGIYVNALTIAETMRLRPPFGIAQIGKAFRNEITPGNFIFRTREFEQMEMQYFVKPGEDMTWFEFWKAERMKYCQHVLQLTPERLRFHQHEEGELAHYAKAAFDIEYEFPFGWSELEGVHNRTDFDLSRHSEFSGKAQTIFDEGTKERYIPYIIETSAGLTRSLLAVLTDSYDEDEQEGDLRVVMRFKPHLAPVKAGIFPLMKKDGLPEMADALYRKLQRKWKVFYDQSGSIGKRYRRMDEIGTPYCITVDYDSKDDQAATIRDRDSLQQVRVALDKIPEWLEERVTLQS